The window CAAGCCGTCCCCTTTATCGTTTAACTGAACATCCCCCTTGCATTTGGGGCAGGCCAAGATCTCAAGCAGCTCTTTATTGATTCCCATCTCTTCCTCCTCTTTTCTCAATCGCCT of the Candidatus Manganitrophus noduliformans genome contains:
- a CDS encoding Trm112 family protein, whose protein sequence is MGINKELLEILACPKCKGDVQLNDKGDGLICPKCKLLYPIREEIPVMLIDEAIKLS